In the genome of Physeter macrocephalus isolate SW-GA chromosome 20, ASM283717v5, whole genome shotgun sequence, one region contains:
- the LOC114483940 gene encoding uncharacterized protein has product MRSAGSAPCLLRKWPHRADTGRRGGVQPWGTRGMDLGARLLRGRHTLPENQPAGRLPLRSAERTSPWSPGLGVRLPVARGGGECEAVCAWRGAQRGWSGRAGREGLHLHRSEAPASRSGSPLPGQRPSRVSSVDHHRVLASLGSALRPRTRAAPAVTTALPTPVCTARPSSVCLGSKSPLHPLPPVSGRQLHLCPLLSEQVGSDAQSRKPCDSQREVATLRRRPTGQRELCALVHVDQGERPGYHVGSLGPIPRQPRFWNQVRAGGA; this is encoded by the exons ATGAGAAGTGCGGGCTCGGCCCCCTGCCTTCTGAGGAAGTGGCCTCACAGAGCCGACACAGGCAGGCGCGGTGGTGTCCAGCCGTGGGGCACGAGAGGGATGGACCTCGGGGCCCGTCTACTGCGTGGCCGCCACACCCTCCCTGAGAATCAGCCAGCGGGCCGACTTCCCCTCCGCTCGGCTGAGCGCACCTCACCCTGGAGCCCGGGGCTCGGCGTCCGCCTGCCCGTGGCCCGCGGCGGGGGAGAGTGCGAGGCCGTGTGTGCGTGGAGAGGCGCTCAGAGAGGCTGGAGCGGGCGTGCGGGGCGGGAGGGGCTTCACCTGCATCGAAGCGAGGCTCCTGCCAGCCGCTCCGGCTCTCCCCTCCCCGGGCAGCGCCCGTCCCGTGTCTCCTCCGTGGACCACCATCGCGTCTTGGCCTCCTTGGGCTCAGCGCTCCGGCCCCGCACCCGGGCAGCACCAGCCGTCACCACCGCGCTCCCGACCCCGGTGTGCACGGCCCGCCCCTCCAGTGTGTGCTTAGGTTCCAAGTCCCCACTCCATCCTTTACCACCTGTCTCGGGAAGGCAGCTCCACCTCTGCCCTTTGCTTAGTGAGCAAGTGGGTTCAGACGCCCAAAGCCGTAAGCCGTG TGACAGCCAGAGGGAAGTAGCCACTCTGCGAAGGAGGCCCACGGGTCAAAGGGAACTCTGCGCACTTGTGCACGTGGACCAGGGGGAGAGGCCGGGGTACCACGTGGGCTCCCTCGGGCCCATTCCTAGACAGCCCAGGTTTTGGAATCAAGTTAGAGCTGGTGGCGCCTGA